The sequence below is a genomic window from Selenomonas ruminantium subsp. lactilytica TAM6421.
CTTTTTGAGCAGTGACATATCATAGTGACGTTTCTTTGCTAATTTCACATCTTTCTTGAATTGCGTGTAGACTTGTAGTTTTAGTTTCATATTCCCAAGTCCTTATAAAGTTCTTCCGGGTTGTCATACACCTTACTAAGCCCAATCCCAGCTTCAATGTCACTGATAGATTGTTGCAGGCTACTCGATTGGTCAACAATCTCAAAAGGGATTTTACCTTGAATATCAATCTGGTGCATAAGCATATTGACTGCCGTACTCATGTTCAAGCCCATGCGCTTTAAGCGCATATCAACTCGCTTTTTCAATTCATCATTGACACGGACTTGTAAAATTGCCGTTGCCATATTACCACCTCCACTTATATTATACTATAGTGACAATGTAATTACAATATAATGCACATAAAAATAAGCCCCCACCTTCACAGGCAGGGACATGAGCAAAAACAAGTCAAGCACTGATACGGTATTGCATTTTTGCATGACGCTTCAAGGCGGTGCTCAATACATCGTGGACTTTCTCTGTATAATGCTTTACAAGGCAGGCGTTGTTGGCGCTCCGAAGTGAACGTAACAACACCCGAACCTCGTTCACGGTATCAAACGGAACTTCACCGTTCATTCTGACGGAAACGCCAATGTGTTCAATCGTGGCAGTGGAATTGATGTGCATTGTATCCTTCATGGTCACTCGCTCCTTTTTGATTGACGATTGTTGTTGCCTTCATTATAGCACTTATCACCATAGATACAAAGCGGTGGCGTGTCCTTGTTTGTAGCACACAGGGCAAGCGAGAACAAGTAATTTGCATTTGTCAAATCCTTGGAAAATCAATATGAGCGTC
It includes:
- a CDS encoding type II toxin-antitoxin system RelB/DinJ family antitoxin, translated to MATAILQVRVNDELKKRVDMRLKRMGLNMSTAVNMLMHQIDIQGKIPFEIVDQSSSLQQSISDIEAGIGLSKVYDNPEELYKDLGI